One Theropithecus gelada isolate Dixy chromosome 17, Tgel_1.0, whole genome shotgun sequence genomic region harbors:
- the LOC112611055 gene encoding PEST proteolytic signal-containing nuclear protein-like has translation MADGKAGEGKAEKPQRAGAAGGPEEEAKKPVKTKTVSSSNGGESSSRSAEKQSAEEAAANFPTKPTKISKFGFAIVGAAFKEDEDSEPEEIPPEAKMRMKNIGRDTPTSAGPNFFNKGKHGFSDNQKLWERNIKSHLGNVHDRDN, from the exons ATGGCGGACGGGAAGGCGGGAGAGGGGAAGGCGG AAAAGCCGCAGCGAGCTGGAGCTGCCGGAGGACCTGAAGAAGAAGCAAAAAAACCTGTGAAAACTAAGACTGTTTCTTCCAGTAATGGAGGGGAAAGTTCCAGTCGCAGCGCTGAGAAGCAATCAGCTGAAGAAGCAGCTGCCAACTTCCCAACAAAGCCTACAAAGATCTCCAAGTTTGGATTTGCCATAGTAGGAGCAGCTTTTAAAGAAGATGAAGATAGTGAACCAGAGGAAATCCCTCCAGAAGCAAAGATGAGGATGAAGAATATTGGAAGGGATACACCAACATCAGCTGGACCAAACTTCTTCAATAAAGGAAAACATGGGTTTTCTGATAACCAGAAGCTGTGGGAGCGAAATATAAAATCTCATCTTGGAAATGTCCATGACCGAGACAAttaa